Proteins co-encoded in one Bremerella sp. TYQ1 genomic window:
- a CDS encoding SDR family NAD(P)-dependent oxidoreductase: MSDATPSGRFSGKVALVTGASDRGIGGAIVERLSKEGASIVVANRHEPKRVLKRLERQGTPYLYQDCDVTSDEQIGQLKSAAHEKFGKVDFLINNAGIELCQNLEDYEEGQWQELLDINLTGAIRMTRAFLPLLPSPGGVVLNVASALGLGGCVGFSVYSASKAGLTGFTQSLAWELGPKKIRVVAVAPGIVTTPMAMRFAEECETREEVERLRQDIEACHPLGAGVPHDVANAVAFLVSDEASWITGITMPLGWAPHYDLPMHRYV; the protein is encoded by the coding sequence ATGAGCGACGCGACCCCTTCTGGACGCTTCTCTGGGAAAGTTGCCCTCGTCACAGGGGCAAGTGATCGAGGAATCGGTGGAGCGATTGTCGAGCGACTGTCGAAGGAAGGGGCGTCGATCGTCGTAGCTAATCGGCATGAGCCGAAGCGGGTTCTCAAGCGTCTCGAACGGCAAGGGACTCCATATCTCTATCAAGATTGCGACGTCACCAGCGACGAGCAAATCGGCCAGCTGAAGTCGGCCGCGCACGAGAAGTTTGGCAAAGTCGACTTTCTGATCAACAACGCTGGGATTGAGCTCTGCCAGAATCTGGAAGATTACGAAGAGGGCCAATGGCAAGAGTTGCTCGACATTAACTTGACCGGGGCGATTCGAATGACGCGGGCCTTTCTGCCGCTGCTTCCTTCGCCAGGTGGAGTGGTGTTGAACGTGGCCTCGGCATTGGGTTTGGGGGGCTGCGTCGGCTTCTCGGTCTATAGCGCCAGTAAAGCAGGGCTCACCGGGTTCACGCAGTCGCTCGCGTGGGAGCTGGGCCCCAAAAAGATTCGCGTGGTCGCCGTTGCTCCGGGAATCGTTACCACGCCGATGGCCATGCGTTTCGCCGAAGAATGCGAGACCCGCGAAGAGGTCGAACGGCTCCGCCAAGACATCGAAGCGTGCCATCCGTTGGGCGCCGGCGTGCCCCATGACGTGGCCAACGCGGTGGCTTTTCTCGTATCGGACGAAGCGAGCTGGATTACCGGCATCACCATGCCCTTAGGCTGGGCCCCGCACTACGACCTGCCGATGCACCGGTACGTGTAA
- a CDS encoding carboxypeptidase-like regulatory domain-containing protein has protein sequence MSSFNLPQLAWLPTTLLCVMLIGCAESGPPLGTVSGTVTMDGKPLPNAIVSFVPTAGGRASVATTNESGEYQLAFIDRMGALIGNHKVSITTAVQSDDEDFSEISSDDPRYEEMLMTRRSDYNNAVVREPIPATYNAKSEIVKEVESGSNVIDFPLNSDGTLP, from the coding sequence ATGTCCAGCTTCAACTTGCCACAACTCGCGTGGCTGCCGACGACGCTCCTTTGCGTCATGCTGATCGGCTGTGCGGAAAGTGGTCCGCCGCTCGGGACCGTCTCTGGCACGGTCACCATGGACGGCAAACCGCTCCCCAACGCCATCGTATCGTTCGTACCCACCGCCGGAGGCCGTGCTTCGGTTGCGACAACCAACGAGAGCGGCGAGTACCAGCTCGCATTCATCGATCGCATGGGAGCCCTTATTGGCAACCACAAAGTAAGCATCACGACCGCGGTTCAGTCAGATGACGAGGACTTCTCCGAGATCAGTTCGGACGATCCTCGCTACGAAGAGATGCTGATGACACGTCGCTCGGACTACAACAACGCCGTCGTCCGCGAGCCAATCCCTGCGACCTACAACGCCAAATCAGAAATCGTAAAGGAAGTTGAAAGCGGCTCGAACGTGATCGACTTCCCATTAAACTCCGACGGTACTCTTCCGTAA
- a CDS encoding succinate dehydrogenase cytochrome b558 subunit, producing the protein MRRLHSLAGLVPVGAYMVMHLTVNASVFGSPRLFQRLVFHIHSLGPLLPLVEWTFIFLPIIFHGVYGLIITKDGNPNTQNYPYNSNFRYTMQRATGLIAFLFIAWHVFHMHGWIHADFWVKNVAHPLFGSQFSPYNAASSGAEAMQASIIVPILYAIGVLATTFHFANGLFTLGITWGLWISAKAQERAKMFANVVFVLLAVVGMTSIVGLYSMSKEKIVEVRKEEDKAYELLVETGDVMPNDHKHSKESKYYHAEDDGDAAKAESQR; encoded by the coding sequence TTGCGACGCCTGCATTCTTTGGCGGGCCTCGTTCCCGTTGGCGCGTACATGGTGATGCACCTGACGGTGAACGCCAGCGTCTTCGGATCGCCCCGTTTATTTCAGCGGTTGGTCTTCCATATTCACTCGCTCGGCCCCCTGTTGCCGCTCGTGGAATGGACGTTTATCTTCCTGCCGATCATTTTCCACGGCGTGTACGGGCTGATCATCACCAAGGATGGTAACCCCAATACACAAAACTATCCGTACAACAGCAACTTCCGTTACACGATGCAGCGGGCAACAGGGCTGATTGCGTTCCTGTTTATTGCCTGGCACGTGTTCCATATGCATGGTTGGATTCATGCGGACTTCTGGGTAAAGAACGTCGCCCATCCGTTGTTCGGTTCGCAGTTCTCGCCGTACAACGCGGCCAGTAGCGGTGCCGAAGCGATGCAGGCCTCGATCATCGTGCCGATCTTGTATGCCATCGGTGTCTTGGCGACCACGTTCCACTTTGCCAACGGCTTGTTCACCCTTGGGATTACCTGGGGTTTGTGGATCAGTGCCAAAGCTCAGGAGCGAGCCAAGATGTTCGCCAACGTGGTGTTCGTGCTGCTGGCTGTCGTGGGGATGACGTCGATCGTCGGGCTCTATTCGATGAGCAAAGAGAAGATCGTCGAAGTCCGCAAGGAAGAAGACAAAGCATACGAACTGCTGGTCGAAACCGGCGACGTCATGCCGAACGATCACAAGCATTCCAAAGAATCGAAGTACTACCACGCGGAAGATGACGGCGACGCCGCCAAGGCCGAGTCGCAGCGTTAA
- a CDS encoding DUF1559 domain-containing protein, translating into MNRSCKPRGFTLVELLVVIAIIGVLVALLLPAVQQAREAARRMQCTNNLKQLGLAMHNHHDTFNEMPPLGNYNVDGNWGSNRVFAWTIYVLPYIEQNALNDAMRDRADSSSLPNPWSTGNNTWENQYWKVDIDAFMCPSDAPPTNRGESPSVLNYKACVGDDYHQNQFRPADGRDNRGMFQIDRKLNFSSVTDGLSNTIMMGETAGSGGPRSIRGGVALNMKNWNPQACSARYNPATKELTGDVRADFRPHTGRAWDGRPYFAGFTTMVGPNGPTCHWGGVDGNEHMGTLTSWHPGGGNVLMADGSVHFIPETIDTGNQAADSTASPSGASDYGVWGALGSRSGGEAAQLP; encoded by the coding sequence ATGAATCGCTCCTGCAAGCCGCGTGGTTTCACGCTGGTCGAGCTGCTTGTCGTCATTGCCATCATTGGGGTCTTAGTTGCCCTTCTCCTTCCTGCTGTCCAACAAGCCCGCGAGGCCGCTCGTCGGATGCAGTGCACAAACAATCTCAAGCAACTTGGGCTCGCGATGCACAACCATCACGACACCTTCAACGAGATGCCACCTCTGGGGAACTACAACGTCGACGGCAACTGGGGCTCGAACCGCGTGTTTGCCTGGACGATCTACGTTCTGCCGTACATCGAACAGAACGCTTTGAACGACGCCATGCGGGATCGTGCCGACAGTTCGTCCCTGCCGAATCCTTGGAGCACCGGCAACAACACTTGGGAGAATCAGTACTGGAAAGTCGACATCGATGCTTTCATGTGCCCATCGGACGCCCCGCCAACCAACCGCGGTGAAAGCCCTTCGGTACTCAACTACAAAGCCTGCGTGGGGGACGACTATCACCAGAACCAGTTCCGTCCAGCCGATGGTCGCGACAACCGCGGCATGTTCCAGATTGATCGCAAGCTGAACTTCTCGTCGGTCACCGATGGTCTTTCCAACACGATCATGATGGGCGAAACGGCTGGGAGTGGTGGACCACGTTCGATTCGTGGTGGTGTCGCATTGAACATGAAGAACTGGAACCCTCAGGCATGTTCCGCACGTTACAATCCCGCCACGAAAGAACTGACAGGGGACGTTCGTGCCGACTTCCGTCCTCACACCGGACGTGCTTGGGATGGTCGACCCTACTTCGCGGGATTCACCACCATGGTGGGTCCCAATGGTCCGACGTGCCACTGGGGTGGCGTTGATGGAAACGAACACATGGGCACACTCACCAGCTGGCACCCCGGCGGTGGCAACGTGCTGATGGCCGACGGTTCGGTTCACTTCATTCCTGAAACAATCGACACCGGAAACCAAGCCGCCGACAGCACGGCCAGCCCTTCAGGCGCATCAGACTATGGAGTCTGGGGTGCGTTGGGTAGCCGCAGTGGTGGCGAAGCCGCGCAACTTCCGTAA
- a CDS encoding DUF1559 domain-containing protein gives MPRKSRGFTLVELLVVIAIIGVLIALLLPAVQQAREAARRISCTNNLKQLGLALHNHHDTYGKFPAGASNEEDSSSDETGAHWSARLLPFVEQSNLYEALTLTTDSANFAAGSGGVSGASLTSSNASHRNIAACETLIPGFRCPSAPIPEHIRDTSTDNWTVQNRVPASYLGNCSGTLTSDHQSGQGQAWWGKSASNELNGIFQNFRPLRFADVTDGTSNTVAFGEAVPDPLNTGAREDSANGSSAQKDHWIIGGDDADVPQDWSEMFGTLGVGINLPKVAPGASGFSEYEFGYSSKHPGGAMFCLTDGSVTFLAETTNAATRKGFGTRNGEEVVSNN, from the coding sequence ATGCCTCGAAAGTCTCGCGGATTTACGTTGGTCGAATTACTGGTGGTCATCGCGATTATCGGTGTTTTAATTGCCCTGCTGCTTCCCGCCGTCCAGCAAGCTCGTGAAGCAGCTCGCCGGATTAGCTGCACGAACAACTTGAAACAGCTTGGCCTCGCTCTTCACAATCACCACGACACCTACGGTAAGTTTCCGGCAGGTGCCAGTAACGAAGAAGACTCCTCCAGCGACGAAACCGGCGCCCATTGGAGTGCCCGACTTCTGCCGTTCGTCGAACAATCGAATCTGTACGAAGCGTTGACGCTTACTACCGATTCGGCCAACTTCGCTGCCGGCAGTGGCGGTGTCAGCGGTGCTTCCCTGACCAGCAGCAACGCTTCGCATCGCAACATTGCCGCTTGCGAAACACTAATCCCCGGTTTCCGCTGCCCGTCCGCTCCTATTCCGGAACACATTCGCGATACGTCCACCGACAACTGGACCGTTCAGAATCGTGTCCCGGCCAGCTACCTTGGCAACTGCTCGGGAACGCTTACGTCCGATCATCAATCTGGCCAAGGACAAGCCTGGTGGGGCAAATCGGCTAGCAACGAACTAAACGGCATCTTCCAAAACTTCCGGCCATTGCGTTTTGCAGACGTGACCGACGGAACATCCAATACGGTCGCGTTTGGCGAAGCGGTTCCCGACCCGCTCAACACCGGAGCCCGCGAAGACAGCGCCAACGGCAGTTCGGCCCAAAAAGATCACTGGATCATCGGTGGCGACGATGCCGACGTGCCGCAAGACTGGTCGGAAATGTTCGGCACGCTGGGCGTCGGTATCAACTTGCCGAAAGTCGCCCCCGGAGCATCCGGATTTAGCGAGTACGAATTTGGTTACAGCAGCAAGCACCCTGGCGGAGCCATGTTCTGCCTGACGGATGGTTCGGTAACCTTCCTGGCTGAAACCACCAATGCAGCCACTCGCAAAGGCTTCGGAACCCGCAACGGCGAAGAAGTCGTTTCCAACAACTAA
- a CDS encoding response regulator has protein sequence MRNIEHPTMLITDDDRSFRETMAEVFARRGFEPILAADGEEAIHVAQGTTVHVALFDFHMPQRTGLESITVCRSLGIDIPYILLTGGLDPAIATQAESVEVFSLLEKPVSIQIVTGVVKEAMSSHYPWYEASR, from the coding sequence ATGCGAAATATCGAACATCCCACCATGCTGATCACCGACGACGATCGCTCGTTCCGCGAGACGATGGCCGAAGTGTTTGCACGTCGTGGCTTCGAACCGATCTTGGCAGCCGACGGCGAAGAGGCAATCCACGTAGCCCAGGGAACTACGGTACACGTGGCACTATTCGATTTCCACATGCCCCAACGGACCGGGCTGGAATCGATTACCGTTTGCCGCAGCCTCGGAATCGACATTCCGTACATCTTGCTTACCGGCGGACTCGACCCAGCCATTGCGACTCAGGCCGAAAGCGTGGAGGTCTTCTCACTGCTGGAAAAGCCGGTCAGCATCCAAATTGTGACGGGCGTGGTCAAAGAAGCGATGTCGAGCCATTACCCCTGGTACGAAGCTAGTCGATAA
- the sdhA gene encoding succinate dehydrogenase flavoprotein subunit: MADKRVLVVGGGLAGLAATMKLAELGIKVDLMSLTPVKRSHSVCAQGGINSVNDATRQLGDDEYKHFDDTVYGGDFLNHQPPVYEMAMWAPKVIDLMDRLGVPFNRTQEGFIDRRRFGGTLYKRTAFAGATTGQQLLYALDEQVRRWEVEGLVKKYEMWDFLGPIKNESGTCVGAVAQDLYSMEIRSFPADAVVVATGGCGLIYGRSTMSMTCNGSAASRCVQAGAKYGNGECIQVHPTAIPGADKLRLMSESARGEGGRVWVPKTPQDTRSPKDIPEGERYYFLEERYPQYGNLVPRDIATREIFDVCVNGGLSVEKDRQCVYLDLTHIEASELNRKLGGILDIYRKFQGVDPCYTPMRIFPAVHYSMGGLWSNYDKKEDGGLVAGSPVNQMTNIPNLYAIGEVDYHYHGANRLGANSLLSCIFSGLFVAPGLETLLGSMGPGTSAADQPSSLYESAVKEHQTRHDNLLKQKGDENPYLIHQELGNMMTNVATVVRQNAQLEEGIGKLKDLKERAWKCALSDTGNWSNQNVLFTKALQDMFPIAEAILKGALQRDECRGAHYKPEFELPGLTSEEPVERRRQAEQWCDKFEANVDKFLNSSIATYDGKDVTVDYEEVDTSIEPPRPRLYGLVGAEEISEVWKERKAKKKAAAAQEATAAN; the protein is encoded by the coding sequence ATGGCAGATAAGCGAGTCCTGGTTGTCGGTGGTGGTTTGGCCGGTTTGGCTGCCACCATGAAACTGGCCGAGTTAGGCATCAAAGTCGATTTGATGAGCCTGACCCCGGTCAAACGCTCGCACAGCGTGTGTGCTCAGGGCGGGATCAACAGCGTCAACGACGCGACCCGACAACTGGGAGACGACGAATACAAACACTTCGACGACACGGTCTACGGTGGTGACTTCTTGAACCACCAGCCTCCGGTTTACGAAATGGCCATGTGGGCTCCAAAGGTGATCGACCTGATGGACCGCTTGGGGGTTCCGTTCAATCGAACCCAGGAAGGCTTTATCGACCGTCGCCGTTTCGGTGGAACGCTGTACAAGCGAACCGCTTTTGCCGGCGCGACCACTGGGCAGCAACTTCTTTACGCGCTGGACGAACAAGTCCGCCGCTGGGAAGTGGAAGGGCTGGTCAAGAAGTACGAGATGTGGGACTTCCTCGGCCCCATCAAAAACGAATCCGGCACTTGCGTCGGTGCGGTCGCTCAAGATCTTTACAGCATGGAAATTCGTAGCTTCCCGGCCGACGCCGTGGTGGTTGCGACCGGCGGTTGCGGCTTGATCTATGGCCGCAGCACGATGAGCATGACCTGTAACGGTTCGGCTGCGAGTCGCTGCGTGCAAGCCGGCGCCAAGTACGGCAACGGCGAGTGCATTCAGGTTCACCCGACGGCAATCCCCGGCGCGGATAAGTTGCGTCTGATGAGCGAATCGGCTCGTGGTGAAGGGGGACGCGTTTGGGTTCCTAAGACGCCGCAAGATACCCGCTCTCCGAAGGACATTCCGGAAGGCGAACGATATTACTTCCTGGAAGAGCGTTACCCGCAATACGGTAATCTCGTTCCACGTGACATCGCAACGCGTGAAATTTTCGACGTCTGCGTCAACGGCGGTTTGAGTGTTGAAAAGGATCGCCAGTGCGTTTACCTGGATCTGACGCACATAGAAGCGAGCGAATTGAATCGTAAGCTCGGCGGTATCTTGGATATCTACCGTAAGTTCCAAGGGGTCGATCCTTGTTACACGCCGATGCGTATCTTCCCGGCCGTCCATTACAGCATGGGTGGTTTGTGGTCGAACTACGACAAGAAAGAAGATGGCGGTTTGGTGGCTGGTTCGCCGGTGAACCAGATGACCAACATCCCGAATCTGTACGCGATCGGCGAAGTTGATTACCACTACCACGGTGCCAACCGTTTGGGTGCGAATTCGCTGCTGTCGTGTATCTTCTCTGGGTTGTTTGTCGCGCCTGGTTTAGAGACGCTTCTTGGCAGCATGGGCCCTGGCACTTCGGCAGCCGATCAGCCTAGTTCGCTGTACGAAAGTGCCGTTAAAGAGCACCAGACCCGTCACGACAACTTGCTGAAACAGAAGGGGGACGAAAACCCTTACCTGATTCATCAAGAGCTGGGCAACATGATGACGAACGTTGCCACCGTGGTGCGTCAAAACGCACAGCTCGAAGAAGGGATCGGCAAGCTCAAAGATCTCAAAGAGCGAGCGTGGAAGTGTGCTCTCAGCGATACCGGGAACTGGTCGAATCAAAACGTGTTGTTCACCAAGGCCCTGCAAGATATGTTCCCCATCGCCGAGGCGATTCTCAAGGGAGCTCTGCAGCGAGACGAATGCCGCGGTGCCCACTACAAGCCAGAATTTGAACTGCCTGGATTGACTTCCGAAGAGCCTGTCGAGCGTCGTCGCCAAGCCGAACAATGGTGCGATAAATTCGAGGCAAATGTCGATAAGTTCCTCAATAGCAGTATCGCAACCTACGACGGCAAAGACGTTACCGTCGATTACGAAGAAGTCGATACCAGCATCGAACCGCCCCGGCCGCGACTTTACGGCTTGGTCGGCGCCGAAGAAATCAGCGAAGTGTGGAAGGAACGCAAAGCGAAGAAGAAAGCAGCCGCTGCTCAAGAAGCGACCGCTGCGAATTAG
- the sdhB gene encoding succinate dehydrogenase iron-sulfur subunit, with amino-acid sequence MIAHSQTTPKTFSVKILRQDGPGKPSYWQRFELDYEPELNVISVLQKIAAKAKTSSGEKTTPVCWDCGCLEEVCGACTMVINGKVRQSCSALVDKLLEVGSEIELRPMTKFPVVRDLFVDRSRMFTALKRVKGWVPADGYYDLGPGPRQSRANQEMAYPLSECMTCGCCVEACPQYSKIELMPHSGESEEEFENRKTEAYTEGFVGPAAISQVVLFNLHPTGKMMASERLEALTQEGGIQVCGNAQNCVAVCPKKIPLTMSIGKVGRDTTFNTLRKWFDRPAKTH; translated from the coding sequence ATGATCGCCCATTCGCAAACGACACCGAAAACGTTCTCCGTGAAGATCCTTCGTCAGGATGGCCCGGGCAAGCCGAGCTATTGGCAGCGGTTCGAGCTCGACTACGAGCCTGAACTGAACGTGATTAGCGTGCTGCAGAAGATCGCCGCGAAAGCGAAAACCTCAAGTGGTGAAAAGACCACGCCGGTTTGTTGGGACTGTGGTTGCCTCGAGGAAGTTTGCGGGGCATGCACGATGGTCATCAACGGCAAAGTGCGTCAATCCTGCTCGGCGTTGGTCGACAAGCTGCTGGAAGTTGGCAGCGAAATCGAACTGCGTCCGATGACCAAGTTTCCTGTCGTGCGAGACTTGTTCGTCGACCGTAGCCGTATGTTCACCGCGTTGAAACGCGTGAAGGGTTGGGTCCCAGCCGACGGCTATTACGACTTGGGCCCAGGCCCGCGTCAGTCGCGTGCGAATCAGGAAATGGCGTACCCGCTCAGCGAGTGCATGACGTGCGGCTGCTGTGTCGAGGCATGTCCGCAGTACTCAAAGATCGAGCTGATGCCGCATTCGGGTGAATCGGAAGAAGAGTTCGAGAACCGTAAGACCGAAGCTTACACCGAAGGCTTCGTCGGCCCGGCCGCCATCAGCCAGGTGGTGCTCTTTAATCTGCATCCCACCGGGAAGATGATGGCCAGCGAACGCCTCGAAGCGTTGACCCAAGAAGGTGGTATTCAGGTCTGCGGTAACGCCCAGAACTGCGTCGCCGTCTGTCCGAAGAAGATCCCGCTGACAATGAGCATCGGTAAAGTCGGCCGCGATACGACGTTCAATACGCTTCGCAAGTGGTTCGATCGCCCTGCGAAGACGCACTAA
- a CDS encoding DNA-binding transcriptional regulator, whose product MSTSLLGVPARRSIALVVQTATEWSRDVLRGVADYAAEQGGWDCFIEPHGFWDTLQIPPDWKGHGVIGRLTNPSLIRSITRRKLPCVNVSWTRKHSLRFPNVVSDQRACGHMAAKHFLDRGFRNVAYVGPAPHMPYGTTMVDALREKTDEDEATLHVFSYSKQKVKPREHGVRSNANDLRRWLLELPKPVGVITWSAMIGRAVMTQCANATIEVPDDIAILGIEDDALMSALAPVELSSLDQAGRTVGYRAAELLDRMIQGESPPEEPIEVPPRGVLARRSSDATGFQDEVVAEAIKFIRDNASRPIQVRDLEKALNVSRRVLENRFERTVGRSPAIILRRVRLERAAVLLRDTELAIPEIAYQCGFNHTESFIRSFKRTMGDVPSQYRRQNRRKNYLGDS is encoded by the coding sequence ATGAGTACATCTCTCTTGGGCGTCCCAGCTCGGCGTTCGATCGCACTGGTCGTGCAAACGGCAACGGAATGGAGCCGCGACGTCTTGCGGGGCGTGGCGGACTACGCGGCAGAACAAGGAGGCTGGGACTGCTTTATCGAGCCGCATGGTTTCTGGGACACGCTGCAGATTCCGCCCGACTGGAAAGGGCATGGGGTCATCGGTCGATTGACGAACCCCAGCTTGATTCGCAGCATCACGCGTCGAAAATTGCCGTGCGTGAATGTTTCGTGGACGCGCAAGCACTCGCTTCGATTTCCGAACGTTGTTTCCGATCAACGTGCGTGCGGGCACATGGCGGCGAAGCATTTCCTTGATCGCGGCTTTCGAAACGTGGCGTACGTTGGTCCGGCGCCGCATATGCCGTACGGTACAACGATGGTCGACGCACTGCGTGAAAAGACCGATGAGGACGAAGCCACGTTGCATGTCTTTTCTTACAGCAAACAGAAAGTCAAACCACGGGAGCATGGCGTTCGAAGCAACGCGAACGATCTTCGGCGTTGGCTACTGGAGCTACCGAAGCCTGTGGGTGTGATTACGTGGAGTGCGATGATCGGTCGTGCCGTAATGACACAGTGTGCGAATGCAACGATTGAAGTGCCGGACGACATCGCCATCTTGGGAATCGAGGATGACGCGCTCATGTCGGCGTTGGCACCTGTAGAGCTTTCGAGTCTTGATCAGGCAGGGCGAACGGTCGGCTATCGCGCGGCGGAACTGCTGGACCGTATGATCCAGGGGGAATCGCCGCCGGAAGAGCCCATTGAAGTTCCACCCCGCGGCGTCTTAGCTCGTCGGTCTTCGGATGCGACAGGCTTTCAGGACGAAGTGGTTGCCGAAGCAATCAAATTTATTCGGGACAATGCCTCGAGGCCCATTCAGGTTCGAGACTTGGAGAAAGCACTTAACGTCTCGCGACGTGTCCTCGAAAACCGCTTCGAACGAACGGTTGGTCGCTCACCAGCGATTATCTTACGGCGAGTCCGCCTGGAACGTGCTGCGGTGCTGCTCAGGGATACTGAACTGGCCATTCCGGAAATTGCCTATCAATGCGGTTTCAACCACACAGAATCATTCATCCGTAGCTTCAAGCGAACGATGGGAGACGTTCCGAGCCAGTACCGTCGGCAAAATCGACGAAAGAACTACCTCGGGGACTCCTAG
- the ftsH gene encoding ATP-dependent zinc metalloprotease FtsH: MDNNDDSPKRRSDKGNSGNLWYVLVAGAAVFLVAMYLLQPGSEELPQPDLERLISSIGQESKEGVEPGIVVQRKDGDGKSSKIRYSNLRDVEIGPSSVVGIVDRYDTDSKDPSKAKTEGQKIVTYLVRGENAPGKIQSQLDSVGFSDYKATGPPNFFEIYGGPLLMIGLGIAFCYFMIRRIGGTGSAIAFGRSRGKLHMQDDLNISFDDVAGIEEAVDEVKEIVDFLRSPEKYQELGGRIPKGVLLVGPPGTGKTLLAKAIAGEAGVSFFSMSGSDFVEMFVGVGAARVRDLFQQAAAKSPCIIFIDELDALGKARGGGIVGGHDEREQTLNALLVEMDGFEANAGIIIIAATNRPEMLDPALLRPGRFDRQVLVDRPDAGGREDILRVHVRSVKLDDTVNLKGVAAITTGFSGADLANLVNEAALLAARKGKAAVGMEEFDEGVERVTAGLEKKQRVMHEDEKLRVAYHESGHALVAYCLPNTDPVHKVSIIPRGLAALGYTMQRPTEDRFLMTQSELESRIQVLLAGTLAEEMVYEEISTGAQNDLERATEIARSMVTDFGMSRLGRVNFRASGRSAFIPEQSEERARSHSEETYREIDLEIKRIIDELLKRTKDMMEDRRGALIALTERLMELEVVDAEELKRVIEETSDGPRIVPGTEMKRHGTPKEINSDDIPPAGSMDQGS; encoded by the coding sequence ATGGATAACAACGACGATTCTCCCAAACGACGCAGCGATAAGGGAAATTCGGGCAACCTGTGGTACGTACTCGTAGCAGGAGCGGCCGTATTTCTGGTGGCCATGTACCTGCTGCAGCCTGGTTCGGAAGAACTGCCGCAGCCTGATTTAGAGCGGCTGATCAGCTCGATCGGTCAAGAATCGAAAGAAGGTGTCGAGCCTGGCATCGTCGTTCAACGAAAAGATGGCGACGGCAAATCGTCGAAGATCCGTTACTCGAACCTGCGAGATGTCGAAATCGGTCCGAGTTCGGTGGTGGGGATCGTCGATCGCTACGATACCGACAGCAAAGATCCAAGCAAAGCAAAAACCGAAGGGCAGAAGATTGTTACTTACCTGGTCCGCGGCGAGAATGCCCCAGGCAAGATTCAGTCGCAATTGGATAGCGTTGGCTTTTCCGATTACAAAGCGACCGGTCCCCCTAACTTTTTCGAGATCTACGGCGGCCCGCTGTTGATGATCGGCCTGGGGATTGCGTTCTGCTATTTCATGATTCGTCGCATCGGCGGCACCGGCAGCGCCATCGCCTTTGGTCGCAGTCGCGGCAAGCTGCACATGCAGGACGATTTGAACATCAGCTTTGACGATGTCGCTGGTATTGAAGAAGCCGTCGACGAAGTGAAAGAAATTGTCGACTTTCTGCGGTCGCCAGAGAAGTACCAAGAGTTGGGCGGTCGTATTCCTAAAGGCGTGCTGTTGGTCGGACCTCCGGGAACGGGGAAAACGTTGTTGGCCAAAGCGATTGCCGGGGAAGCTGGCGTTTCGTTCTTCAGCATGAGTGGTTCTGACTTCGTCGAAATGTTTGTCGGTGTCGGTGCGGCACGTGTTCGTGACTTGTTTCAGCAAGCCGCAGCGAAGAGCCCCTGTATCATCTTCATCGATGAGTTGGACGCGCTCGGGAAAGCTCGTGGCGGCGGCATTGTCGGCGGTCATGACGAACGCGAACAAACGCTCAACGCGTTGCTTGTCGAGATGGATGGTTTTGAAGCGAATGCTGGGATCATCATTATTGCCGCCACCAACCGACCGGAAATGTTGGACCCTGCCCTGCTCCGCCCTGGCCGATTCGATCGCCAGGTGTTGGTCGACCGACCCGATGCCGGCGGACGCGAAGACATCCTACGTGTCCATGTTCGTAGCGTGAAGCTGGACGATACCGTCAACTTGAAAGGAGTTGCCGCGATCACGACTGGGTTCTCCGGAGCCGACTTGGCTAACCTGGTAAACGAAGCAGCGCTGCTGGCCGCTCGTAAAGGTAAAGCAGCTGTCGGAATGGAAGAATTCGACGAAGGTGTCGAGCGTGTCACCGCGGGTCTTGAAAAGAAGCAGCGCGTGATGCACGAAGACGAAAAGCTACGTGTGGCCTATCACGAAAGTGGTCATGCGTTGGTAGCTTACTGTCTGCCGAACACCGACCCTGTGCACAAAGTCTCGATCATCCCCCGTGGTCTGGCCGCCCTCGGTTATACGATGCAGCGTCCGACCGAAGATCGTTTCCTGATGACGCAAAGCGAACTGGAAAGTCGTATCCAGGTTCTTTTAGCCGGAACGCTGGCGGAAGAAATGGTCTACGAAGAGATCTCGACTGGCGCTCAGAACGACTTGGAACGTGCCACCGAAATCGCTCGCAGCATGGTCACCGACTTCGGCATGAGTCGCTTAGGTCGTGTGAACTTCCGAGCCAGCGGACGATCGGCATTCATTCCCGAACAGTCGGAAGAACGTGCGAGATCGCATAGCGAGGAAACGTATCGCGAGATCGATCTGGAGATCAAACGCATCATCGACGAACTCCTCAAGCGGACGAAGGACATGATGGAAGATCGCCGTGGAGCCCTCATCGCGCTGACCGAACGTTTGATGGAACTGGAAGTGGTCGACGCGGAAGAATTGAAGCGAGTCATCGAAGAAACCTCCGATGGGCCCCGCATCGTCCCCGGTACCGAAATGAAACGCCACGGCACCCCCAAGGAAATCAACTCCGACGACATCCCGCCAGCGGGTTCGATGGACCAAGGGAGTTAA